Proteins encoded in a region of the Quercus lobata isolate SW786 chromosome 8, ValleyOak3.0 Primary Assembly, whole genome shotgun sequence genome:
- the LOC115956910 gene encoding uncharacterized protein LOC115956910 — MCFGDFNFVLNEDEALSGKNGSSSTNYLKDLMFEVHAIDLGYSGGKYTWVKGKWGNAAIKRRLDREIANISRRLAYPRATITHLGAIGPDHTSIVLNMNPQSCFAHRPFRFEVA, encoded by the coding sequence ATGTGCTTCGGGGACTTCAACTTTGTGCTTAACGAAGATGAAGCATTAAGTGGTAAAAATGGCAGCTCCTCAACAAACTATCTCAAGGACTTGATGTTCGAGGTCCATGCTATTGATTTAGGGTACTCTGGTGGCAAATACACTTGGGTGAAAGGTAAATGGGGGAATGCCGCAATTAAAAGAAGATTGGACCGAGAAATTGCTAACATTTCAAGGAGGCTAGCATACCCGAGAGCAACAATAACTCATCTTGGTGCCATAGGTCCTGATCATACTTCTATTGTTCTCAACATGAACCCTCAATCCTGCTTTGCTCACCGACCTTTCAGATTTGAGGTTGCCTAG
- the LOC115955298 gene encoding uncharacterized protein LOC115955298 isoform X2 produces the protein MEIQAARRRINLIAAHFSPTDDISVTNVLPMNCSSSLNSVLRRCDNRMFFARQGSVSQANFMRQATIEENCNSSLNSVIQRCDNRMFFARQGSVSQANFMRQATTKEINPAESGLPLKPSGYKGSYNDSEAPLFSRPVKKEPDFANVAQPVVQGCMLTVPEPPKFAGPGKRTSGSKKLHSKKKIHSSESNGIEWSPRMDVAESGCNYVVTVEIPGVNRHDISVEIDDQKLTVQGRRSTQYWKVSGFSNDSISAYHKQEILQGPYQVVWPLPANVNKDSVSAEFLDGFLQIIIPKI, from the exons ATGGAGATCCAAGCGGCCAGACGAAGAATCAACTTGATTGCAGCTCACTTCTCACCTACTGATGATATCTCTGTCACCAATGTCCTCCCAATG AACTGCAGTAGCAGTTTAAACTCTGTGCTCCGGAGGTGTGATAACAGGATGTTTTTTGCAAGGCAAGGATCTGTTTCTCAAGCTAATTTCATGAGGCAGGCTACCATTGAAGAG AACTGCAATAGCAGTTTAAACTCTGTGATCCAAAGGTGTGATAATAGGATGTTTTTTGCAAGGCAAGGATCTGTTTCTCAAGCTAATTTTATGAGGCAGGCTACTACTAAAGAG ATCAATCCAGCTGAGTCTGGTTTGCCTCTCAAACCCTCTGGTTATAAGGGATCTTATAATGATTCTGAGGCACCATTATTCTCTAGACCTGTGAAGAAAGAACCAGACTTTGCAAATGTTGCCCAACCTGTGGTGCAAGGTTGCATGTTAACCGTGCCTGAGCCTCCTAAGTTTGCTGGACCAGGCAAAAGAACCAGTGGAAGTAAGAAATTGCATTCCAAGAAGAAAATACACTCCTCTGAATCTAATG GAATTGAGTGGTCTCCCAGGATGGATGTTGCAGAATCAGGATGCAATTATGTTGTGACAGTGGAAATTCCAGGCGTCAATCGCCATGACATTAGCGTGGAGATTGATGACCAGAA ATTAACTGTACAGGGTAGACGCTCAACCCAGTACTGGAAAGTGTCAGGTTTTTCAAATGATTCAATCTCTGCATATCACAAACAAGAGATTTTACAAGGACCATACCAGGTAGTATGGCCACTTCCTGCAAATGTCAACAAGGACAGTGTCTCGGCTGAATTTTT GGATGGATTTCTACAAATTATTATTCCTAAAATATAA
- the LOC115955298 gene encoding uncharacterized protein LOC115955298 isoform X1, translated as MEIQAARRRINLIAAHFSPTDDISVTNVLPMNCSSSLNSVLRRCDNRMFFARQGSVSQANFMRQATIEENCSSEQATIEENCNSSLNSVIQRCDNRMFFARQGSVSQANFMRQATTKEINPAESGLPLKPSGYKGSYNDSEAPLFSRPVKKEPDFANVAQPVVQGCMLTVPEPPKFAGPGKRTSGSKKLHSKKKIHSSESNGIEWSPRMDVAESGCNYVVTVEIPGVNRHDISVEIDDQKLTVQGRRSTQYWKVSGFSNDSISAYHKQEILQGPYQVVWPLPANVNKDSVSAEFLDGFLQIIIPKI; from the exons ATGGAGATCCAAGCGGCCAGACGAAGAATCAACTTGATTGCAGCTCACTTCTCACCTACTGATGATATCTCTGTCACCAATGTCCTCCCAATG AACTGCAGTAGCAGTTTAAACTCTGTGCTCCGGAGGTGTGATAACAGGATGTTTTTTGCAAGGCAAGGATCTGTTTCTCAAGCTAATTTCATGAGGCAGGCTACCATTGAAGAG AACTGCAGTAGTGAGCAGGCTACCATTGAAGAG AACTGCAATAGCAGTTTAAACTCTGTGATCCAAAGGTGTGATAATAGGATGTTTTTTGCAAGGCAAGGATCTGTTTCTCAAGCTAATTTTATGAGGCAGGCTACTACTAAAGAG ATCAATCCAGCTGAGTCTGGTTTGCCTCTCAAACCCTCTGGTTATAAGGGATCTTATAATGATTCTGAGGCACCATTATTCTCTAGACCTGTGAAGAAAGAACCAGACTTTGCAAATGTTGCCCAACCTGTGGTGCAAGGTTGCATGTTAACCGTGCCTGAGCCTCCTAAGTTTGCTGGACCAGGCAAAAGAACCAGTGGAAGTAAGAAATTGCATTCCAAGAAGAAAATACACTCCTCTGAATCTAATG GAATTGAGTGGTCTCCCAGGATGGATGTTGCAGAATCAGGATGCAATTATGTTGTGACAGTGGAAATTCCAGGCGTCAATCGCCATGACATTAGCGTGGAGATTGATGACCAGAA ATTAACTGTACAGGGTAGACGCTCAACCCAGTACTGGAAAGTGTCAGGTTTTTCAAATGATTCAATCTCTGCATATCACAAACAAGAGATTTTACAAGGACCATACCAGGTAGTATGGCCACTTCCTGCAAATGTCAACAAGGACAGTGTCTCGGCTGAATTTTT GGATGGATTTCTACAAATTATTATTCCTAAAATATAA
- the LOC115955298 gene encoding uncharacterized protein LOC115955298 isoform X3: MEIQAARRRINLIAAHFSPTDDISVTNVLPMNCSSSLNSVLRRCDNRMFFARQGSVSQANFMRQATIEENCSSEQATIEENCNSSLNSVIQRCDNRMFFARQGSVSQANFMRQATTKEINPAESGLPLKPSGYKGSYNDSEAPLFSRPVKKEPDFANVAQPVVQGCMLTVPEPPKFAGPGKRTSGRIEWSPRMDVAESGCNYVVTVEIPGVNRHDISVEIDDQKLTVQGRRSTQYWKVSGFSNDSISAYHKQEILQGPYQVVWPLPANVNKDSVSAEFLDGFLQIIIPKI, encoded by the exons ATGGAGATCCAAGCGGCCAGACGAAGAATCAACTTGATTGCAGCTCACTTCTCACCTACTGATGATATCTCTGTCACCAATGTCCTCCCAATG AACTGCAGTAGCAGTTTAAACTCTGTGCTCCGGAGGTGTGATAACAGGATGTTTTTTGCAAGGCAAGGATCTGTTTCTCAAGCTAATTTCATGAGGCAGGCTACCATTGAAGAG AACTGCAGTAGTGAGCAGGCTACCATTGAAGAG AACTGCAATAGCAGTTTAAACTCTGTGATCCAAAGGTGTGATAATAGGATGTTTTTTGCAAGGCAAGGATCTGTTTCTCAAGCTAATTTTATGAGGCAGGCTACTACTAAAGAG ATCAATCCAGCTGAGTCTGGTTTGCCTCTCAAACCCTCTGGTTATAAGGGATCTTATAATGATTCTGAGGCACCATTATTCTCTAGACCTGTGAAGAAAGAACCAGACTTTGCAAATGTTGCCCAACCTGTGGTGCAAGGTTGCATGTTAACCGTGCCTGAGCCTCCTAAGTTTGCTGGACCAGGCAAAAGAACCAGTGGAA GAATTGAGTGGTCTCCCAGGATGGATGTTGCAGAATCAGGATGCAATTATGTTGTGACAGTGGAAATTCCAGGCGTCAATCGCCATGACATTAGCGTGGAGATTGATGACCAGAA ATTAACTGTACAGGGTAGACGCTCAACCCAGTACTGGAAAGTGTCAGGTTTTTCAAATGATTCAATCTCTGCATATCACAAACAAGAGATTTTACAAGGACCATACCAGGTAGTATGGCCACTTCCTGCAAATGTCAACAAGGACAGTGTCTCGGCTGAATTTTT GGATGGATTTCTACAAATTATTATTCCTAAAATATAA